One part of the Arthrobacter tumbae genome encodes these proteins:
- a CDS encoding YkvA family protein, translating into MSWEPVVAILAGLLVVYVVALVLLYLYARRNPETVSMRSALRLLPDLLRLLRSLLRDREVPRSVRVLIVVLLAYLVLPIDLVPDFIPVLGYADDLIIVAVVLRAVIRRTGPELLARLWTGDDDGLHVVLRLAGYAERP; encoded by the coding sequence ATGTCGTGGGAACCTGTAGTCGCTATCCTGGCGGGGCTCCTTGTTGTGTACGTGGTGGCGCTCGTGCTCCTTTATCTCTACGCGCGCAGGAATCCCGAAACCGTGAGCATGCGCAGCGCCCTGCGCCTGCTTCCGGATCTGCTCCGGCTCCTCCGATCCCTGTTGAGAGACCGAGAGGTCCCGCGATCGGTCCGAGTGCTCATCGTGGTGCTGCTGGCGTACCTGGTCCTGCCGATCGACCTCGTACCGGATTTCATCCCGGTGCTGGGGTACGCCGACGACCTGATCATCGTTGCCGTCGTCCTCCGCGCAGTCATCCGGCGTACCGGACCGGAGCTGCTGGCCCGCCTCTGGACGGGCGACGACGACGGCCTGCACGTGGTCCTCCGGCTTGCCGGATACGCCGAACGTCCCTGA
- a CDS encoding DUF1206 domain-containing protein translates to MSTDGSSRAREAADVAEDASDHAVLDAVARFGFAVLAVVHILIGIIALQIAFGGSGEAEPTGALEQLAGGTSGPWIMWACAIGCLGLAAWQLSEATLRARHLPTGEQVSKTISSGSLSIIYGSMAFTFARFAFGGEVDSSESTRDFTAAMIGSGFGIFVILAVGGTVLGIGVHFVFKGLLRKFRPELRHFEDTHRGALIEVLGVIGHVAKGIALILVGILFIAAVVTHDAARSTGLDGSLKALTDHPFGDAMLISIAVGLICYGIFALVRAKFGRM, encoded by the coding sequence ATGTCAACGGATGGAAGCTCCCGGGCACGGGAGGCCGCGGATGTCGCGGAGGATGCGTCGGACCATGCAGTGCTCGACGCCGTCGCGCGCTTCGGATTCGCCGTTCTCGCCGTCGTTCATATTCTCATCGGCATCATTGCGCTGCAGATCGCGTTCGGAGGAAGCGGTGAGGCTGAGCCGACCGGCGCCCTGGAACAGCTGGCTGGTGGAACGTCCGGCCCGTGGATCATGTGGGCCTGCGCGATCGGGTGCCTCGGACTCGCTGCCTGGCAGCTCAGCGAAGCGACCCTGCGCGCCCGCCACCTGCCCACCGGGGAACAGGTCTCCAAGACAATATCCTCCGGATCGCTGAGCATCATCTACGGCAGTATGGCCTTCACCTTTGCCCGGTTCGCCTTCGGCGGGGAAGTTGACTCCAGCGAATCAACCCGCGATTTCACCGCGGCGATGATCGGCTCCGGCTTCGGCATTTTTGTGATCCTTGCCGTTGGCGGGACCGTCCTCGGAATTGGCGTCCACTTTGTCTTCAAGGGGCTCCTCCGCAAATTCCGGCCCGAGCTCCGGCACTTCGAGGACACGCACCGCGGGGCCCTCATCGAGGTGCTCGGAGTCATCGGGCACGTCGCGAAAGGAATTGCCCTCATTCTCGTAGGGATCCTGTTCATTGCCGCTGTGGTTACCCATGACGCTGCACGCTCCACGGGGCTCGACGGCAGCCTGAAGGCGCTGACGGACCACCCGTTCGGTGATGCGATGCTCATCTCCATTGCGGTGGGCCTTATCTGCTACGGCATTTTCGCGTTGGTGCGCGCGAAGTTCGGGCGGATGTGA
- a CDS encoding dihydrofolate reductase family protein, with amino-acid sequence MNQLLRVQNFGVSSDGFGAGENQSLERPFGHADPGAMFAWAGATASWPNRTDPGGTRGLDDYFTRDFSNNIGAEIMGRNKFSPHRGPWQNEDWQGWWGNEPPFHTPVFVMTHHERPSFTLSDTTFHFTGADPATVLADARKAANGKDVRLGGGATTIREFLDADLVDTLHVAVSPVELGSGARLWESPEELLDRFHLEVVPSAGGVTHHLFWRR; translated from the coding sequence GTGAACCAGCTACTGAGGGTCCAGAATTTCGGTGTTTCCAGTGACGGTTTCGGAGCCGGTGAGAACCAGAGCCTGGAAAGACCGTTCGGTCACGCAGACCCCGGCGCCATGTTCGCCTGGGCAGGAGCAACGGCAAGCTGGCCGAACCGAACTGACCCCGGAGGGACCCGCGGCCTCGACGACTACTTCACCCGGGATTTCAGCAACAACATCGGGGCGGAAATCATGGGCAGAAACAAGTTCAGTCCACACCGTGGCCCGTGGCAGAACGAGGACTGGCAGGGCTGGTGGGGCAACGAACCGCCTTTCCATACTCCAGTGTTTGTAATGACCCACCACGAGCGGCCCTCCTTCACCCTGTCCGATACCACGTTCCATTTCACCGGCGCTGATCCAGCAACGGTGCTGGCTGACGCGCGGAAGGCCGCCAATGGCAAGGATGTCCGGCTGGGCGGCGGCGCGACCACCATCCGGGAGTTTCTCGACGCGGATCTCGTGGACACGCTGCACGTAGCTGTCTCTCCGGTTGAACTCGGATCCGGGGCGCGCCTGTGGGAATCGCCCGAGGAGTTGCTCGATCGCTTCCATCTCGAGGTTGTTCCCAGCGCCGGCGGCGTGACCCATCACCTGTTCTGGCGGCGCTGA
- a CDS encoding PLP-dependent cysteine synthase family protein, with product MTISAVADRAWSDEAIRRIEAEGNRSADTHLLALPLPESWGIDVYLKDESTHRTGSLKHRLARSLFLFGLVNGWIREGATIVEASSGSTAVSEAYFAQLLGLPFVAVMTRSTSPEKIALIEQYGGTCSFVDGASEVYDAAERIAAETGGHYMDQFTYAERATDWRGNNNIAESIFRQMEHERFPVPEWVVVGAGTGGTSATIGRYLRYNRYPTRLAVVDPENSAFYPTWAEGAAAVGKPSRIEGIGRPRPEPSFVPSVIDAMIQVPDAASVAASRHLRTWTGMSAGPSTGTNLWGVWQLVAELKAAGRQGSIVSLLCDSGERYACSYNDDSWLAERGLDPGPALALLEQFFDTGEWPATTMRSIR from the coding sequence ATGACGATTTCCGCTGTGGCTGACCGCGCCTGGTCGGATGAGGCCATCCGGCGCATCGAGGCCGAGGGCAACCGGTCCGCCGACACCCACCTGCTCGCGCTGCCGCTGCCGGAGAGCTGGGGCATCGACGTCTACCTCAAGGACGAGTCGACGCACCGGACGGGAAGCCTGAAGCACCGGCTGGCCCGGTCGCTGTTCCTGTTCGGGCTCGTCAACGGCTGGATCCGGGAGGGCGCCACCATCGTTGAGGCCTCCAGCGGATCGACGGCCGTCTCCGAGGCGTACTTCGCGCAACTGCTCGGACTGCCGTTCGTTGCGGTGATGACCCGATCCACCAGTCCCGAGAAGATCGCGCTGATAGAGCAGTACGGCGGGACGTGCTCCTTCGTTGACGGGGCGTCGGAAGTGTATGACGCCGCCGAGCGCATTGCGGCGGAGACCGGCGGCCACTACATGGACCAGTTCACGTACGCCGAACGAGCCACCGACTGGCGCGGCAACAACAACATCGCCGAATCGATCTTCCGGCAAATGGAACACGAGAGGTTTCCCGTTCCCGAGTGGGTGGTTGTCGGCGCAGGAACCGGCGGAACCAGCGCGACCATCGGCAGGTACCTCCGCTACAACCGCTACCCCACACGGCTTGCCGTGGTGGACCCGGAAAACTCGGCGTTCTATCCCACCTGGGCGGAAGGTGCCGCCGCCGTCGGGAAGCCGTCGCGGATCGAGGGGATCGGCCGGCCCCGGCCTGAGCCGAGTTTCGTTCCCTCAGTCATTGACGCGATGATCCAGGTCCCCGATGCCGCTTCGGTTGCCGCTTCCCGGCACCTCCGTACCTGGACGGGGATGTCAGCCGGTCCGTCCACCGGAACCAACCTGTGGGGAGTATGGCAGTTGGTCGCGGAACTGAAGGCGGCCGGCCGGCAGGGGAGTATCGTCTCCCTCCTCTGCGACTCTGGTGAGCGTTATGCGTGTTCCTATAACGACGACTCCTGGCTGGCCGAGCGTGGTCTGGATCCCGGGCCCGCGCTCGCACTGCTGGAGCAGTTCTTCGATACGGGGGAGTGGCCGGCGACAACGATGAGGAGTATCAGGTGA
- a CDS encoding MerR family transcriptional regulator has translation MDRSIQDIARLVGTTSRTLRHYHRLGLLPPSRVGSNGYRYYDDGALVRLQRILLLRDLGLGLPAIADVLDREPEPARALQKHLQLLRQEQERLARQIASVSLTIEQLEGGEQLMAENMFNGFDSTQYKDEVEQRWGKEAYASGDRWWTGMSDAERAAWKARTAQLGADWTAAAEQGVGADSAEAQELARRHYEWLSGVPGLPSSGGGPSGGGPSKEYVTGLGDMYVADDRFGANYGGRKGAEFVRDALKVFADRHL, from the coding sequence ATGGACAGATCGATTCAGGACATCGCGCGGCTGGTCGGAACCACCAGCCGCACTCTGCGGCACTACCATCGCCTGGGTCTGCTGCCGCCCTCCAGGGTGGGCAGCAACGGCTACCGCTATTACGACGACGGCGCGCTGGTGAGGCTGCAGCGGATCCTCCTGCTGCGCGACCTTGGGCTGGGGCTTCCTGCGATCGCCGACGTGCTGGACAGGGAACCGGAGCCCGCCCGAGCACTGCAGAAGCACCTGCAGCTGCTGAGGCAGGAGCAGGAGCGGCTGGCGCGACAGATCGCGTCGGTCTCGCTGACCATCGAACAACTGGAAGGAGGTGAACAACTGATGGCTGAGAACATGTTCAACGGCTTCGACTCCACGCAGTACAAGGACGAGGTGGAGCAGCGGTGGGGCAAGGAGGCGTACGCGTCCGGAGACCGCTGGTGGACCGGCATGAGTGATGCTGAGCGAGCGGCGTGGAAGGCGCGGACGGCGCAGCTCGGCGCTGACTGGACAGCTGCTGCAGAGCAGGGCGTCGGGGCTGACAGCGCTGAGGCCCAGGAGCTGGCGCGGCGGCACTACGAATGGCTGTCCGGGGTGCCCGGTCTGCCGTCGTCGGGCGGCGGGCCCTCGGGCGGCGGGCCCTCGAAGGAGTACGTCACCGGGCTCGGTGACATGTACGTCGCCGATGACCGCTTCGGCGCGAACTACGGCGGCCGGAAGGGCGCGGAGTTCGTGCGCGACGCGCTGAAGGTCTTCGCCGACCGTCACCTCTAG
- a CDS encoding nucleoside deaminase: MSTGEAQFLARAIDLATRNVHDDGGPFGAVIVTGDGRPFDGTNRVTANNDPTAHAEVMAIRNACSSLGTFDLSGCTLYTSCEPCPLCLSAALWARVDGIVYAADRHDAAQAGFDDAVFHEFFAKPVQERSMLVQQLELPGSASISPFRAWAELANRIDY, encoded by the coding sequence ATGAGCACTGGAGAGGCGCAATTCCTTGCCCGCGCCATCGACCTCGCAACCAGGAACGTGCACGACGACGGCGGTCCCTTCGGAGCCGTCATTGTCACCGGCGATGGGCGCCCGTTTGACGGAACCAACCGCGTGACCGCGAACAACGACCCCACCGCCCACGCCGAAGTCATGGCCATCCGCAACGCCTGTTCGTCGCTCGGGACCTTTGATCTGAGCGGCTGCACTCTCTACACGAGCTGCGAGCCGTGCCCCCTCTGCCTGTCCGCCGCGCTGTGGGCGCGCGTCGACGGCATCGTGTACGCGGCAGACCGGCATGATGCGGCTCAGGCCGGCTTCGACGACGCCGTGTTCCACGAGTTCTTCGCCAAGCCTGTGCAGGAACGGTCAATGCTGGTGCAGCAGCTTGAACTCCCGGGCTCCGCCAGCATCAGCCCTTTCCGCGCCTGGGCCGAGCTGGCCAACCGCATCGATTACTAA
- a CDS encoding AI-2E family transporter — protein sequence MAGSRLHSSRSSPWTDGLGRTASRSAQILLILTLAVVAIYGLLQIRLLVIPIIIALILAAAIGPFVNLLRRRGVPGALATAIAFLALLIVISGVITIIVFSVRSQADELIAAATEGLDELQAFLTSGPFPISPEQLDQARTAIIDYATSAQFRSGAISGVSVVAEFLTGATLTAVILFFFLKDGKKIWEFFLRPFKGERDQKLRRSGARTLEVLGSYVRGTAIVALVDAVAIGIALLILGVPLALPLAMIVFIGAFIPLVGATLAGVLAALVALVANGPIVALIVVGVVVAVNQLEGDLLQPIVMGKSLRLHALVILLALTAGTILAGIIGAVLSVPIAAVTWAVLQVWTAEDPRMEPLNPDLPPAGTEPT from the coding sequence ATGGCCGGCTCCCGCTTGCACAGCTCCAGATCAAGTCCATGGACGGACGGCCTCGGCCGGACAGCGTCCAGATCCGCACAGATTCTGCTGATACTGACCCTTGCGGTGGTGGCCATCTACGGGCTGCTCCAGATCCGGCTGCTCGTGATCCCGATCATCATTGCGCTGATCCTTGCGGCCGCCATCGGACCCTTCGTGAACCTGCTGCGGCGGCGCGGAGTTCCCGGTGCGCTGGCCACGGCCATAGCCTTCCTCGCCCTGCTGATCGTGATCTCGGGCGTCATCACCATCATCGTATTTTCGGTCCGAAGCCAGGCTGACGAGCTGATTGCCGCAGCCACCGAAGGCCTGGACGAGCTACAGGCCTTCCTCACCAGCGGACCGTTCCCGATCTCGCCTGAACAGCTGGACCAGGCACGCACCGCCATCATCGACTACGCAACAAGCGCCCAGTTCCGCTCCGGCGCCATCTCGGGTGTCTCCGTGGTGGCTGAATTCCTGACCGGCGCCACCCTGACGGCCGTCATCCTCTTCTTTTTCCTGAAGGACGGCAAGAAGATCTGGGAGTTCTTCCTCCGACCCTTCAAGGGCGAGCGCGACCAGAAATTGCGCCGCTCAGGTGCCCGCACCCTGGAGGTACTCGGCAGCTACGTCCGCGGAACGGCAATCGTTGCGCTGGTCGATGCCGTGGCCATCGGCATCGCACTGCTCATCCTCGGCGTACCGCTGGCCCTGCCGCTCGCCATGATCGTATTCATCGGTGCGTTTATCCCGCTGGTGGGAGCCACCCTCGCCGGCGTCCTGGCCGCCCTCGTTGCGCTAGTGGCCAACGGACCGATTGTCGCGCTCATCGTGGTCGGCGTCGTCGTCGCCGTCAACCAGCTGGAAGGTGACCTCCTGCAGCCCATCGTCATGGGCAAGTCGCTACGTCTCCATGCCCTGGTGATCCTGCTCGCGCTGACGGCCGGAACCATCCTCGCGGGCATCATCGGCGCCGTGCTGTCCGTTCCGATCGCGGCCGTCACATGGGCGGTCCTGCAGGTATGGACGGCTGAGGATCCGAGGATGGAGCCGCTGAATCCGGACCTGCCGCCCGCAGGCACCGAACCAACCTGA
- a CDS encoding APC family permease, whose translation MTTETAPSKLRQGISGKLLYLFILGDVLGAGIYALVGVIAAEVGGAIWVPLIVALALALLTAGSYAELVTKYPKAGGAAVFAQRAYKTPFISFVVGFCMLAAGVTSAAGLTLAFTGDYLSAFIAVPPVWAAVVFLALLALLNARGIKESVRSNVVMTVIEVSGLVLVIVVVAVFLGQGGGNPGQISQFPPNANPAVAVLGASLIAYYSFVGFEVSANVAEEVQNPARVYPKALFGALFTAGAVYLLIGLVSAAALPAEDLAGSTAPLLDVVTATGFGIPPWLFSLIALVAVANGALLTMIMASRLTFGMAEEGLLPPVLGKVLPNRRTPWVAIITTTAVAMALTLTGDLASLAETVVLLLLFVFISTNIAVLVLRRDRVEHAHFRVPTVIPYLGVASCILLLIQQSGEIWLRAAILVGVGVVLYFISAVVIKRNNRERQADAR comes from the coding sequence ATGACCACAGAAACGGCTCCATCGAAACTTCGGCAGGGTATTTCCGGCAAGCTGCTCTACCTGTTCATCCTCGGCGACGTGCTCGGTGCGGGCATCTACGCACTGGTGGGCGTGATCGCCGCCGAGGTCGGCGGAGCCATCTGGGTGCCGCTGATCGTTGCCCTGGCGCTGGCTCTGCTCACGGCCGGCTCCTACGCGGAATTGGTGACCAAGTACCCCAAGGCGGGTGGAGCGGCCGTCTTCGCACAACGGGCGTACAAGACCCCGTTCATCTCCTTTGTCGTGGGGTTCTGCATGCTCGCCGCCGGCGTGACCAGCGCGGCCGGGCTGACGCTGGCGTTTACGGGTGACTACCTCTCCGCGTTCATCGCCGTCCCGCCCGTGTGGGCGGCCGTGGTGTTCCTGGCACTGCTTGCACTGCTGAACGCACGCGGCATCAAGGAATCGGTGCGCTCCAATGTGGTCATGACGGTCATCGAGGTGTCCGGACTGGTGCTCGTGATCGTCGTCGTTGCCGTGTTCCTCGGCCAGGGCGGCGGCAACCCGGGGCAGATCTCCCAGTTCCCGCCCAACGCGAATCCTGCCGTTGCCGTCCTCGGAGCGTCCCTCATCGCGTACTACTCGTTCGTGGGCTTCGAGGTGTCGGCGAACGTCGCCGAGGAAGTGCAGAACCCGGCGCGCGTCTACCCGAAAGCTCTGTTCGGCGCCCTCTTCACCGCAGGTGCCGTCTACCTGCTGATCGGGCTGGTGTCCGCCGCCGCCCTACCCGCCGAAGACCTGGCCGGCTCCACCGCGCCCCTGCTCGACGTGGTCACCGCCACCGGCTTCGGGATTCCGCCGTGGCTATTCAGCCTGATCGCTCTCGTGGCAGTCGCGAACGGTGCACTGCTGACCATGATCATGGCGAGCCGGTTGACTTTCGGCATGGCCGAAGAAGGCCTCCTTCCTCCGGTCCTGGGCAAGGTCCTGCCCAACCGGCGCACGCCGTGGGTAGCCATTATTACGACGACGGCGGTCGCCATGGCCCTGACCCTCACCGGCGACCTCGCCTCGCTCGCCGAGACGGTGGTGCTGCTGCTCCTGTTCGTCTTCATCAGCACCAACATCGCGGTACTGGTTCTCCGCCGGGACCGTGTTGAGCACGCACACTTCCGCGTTCCGACGGTTATTCCCTACCTCGGCGTTGCCTCCTGCATCCTTCTTCTCATCCAGCAGTCCGGCGAGATCTGGCTGCGGGCGGCAATTCTGGTGGGTGTCGGCGTCGTGCTGTATTTCATCAGCGCGGTGGTGATCAAACGCAACAACCGTGAGCGTCAGGCGGACGCGAGGTAG
- a CDS encoding RecQ family ATP-dependent DNA helicase, with amino-acid sequence MNRKLEATARELFGWDSLLPGQRKALDAADDGRNLLCVLPTGYGKSAIYQVAAMAVPGVAVVVSPLIALQRDQAEAINEALGEVRAHVLNSTATDSEIDAAWAAAEDPDEGRRAKFLFLAPEQLAREETAARLTALDVSFLVIDEAHCVSAWGHDFRPDYLQLGSLVERLKRPVIALTATASPPVRQEIQERLKLKDAVVVAEGFDRPNLHLNVQQHESDRDKQRAVMEQVVSLEGQGLLYTATRKQTDQYAQELRDAGLRADAYHSGRKKSERTALHEAFHAGELDVMVATTAFGMGIDKPDVRFVVHANIPDSLDSYYQEAGRAGRDGEPAAVVLHYRPEDLGIRRFFAAKNVQEDSLRELFAALRAAESALDAAGIRDATGLTQRKLSGLLNQLVEVDAVRERAGKYRAVATNAGQVIADVVDHQKRRQEVDRSRVEMARQYAEYRGCRRKFLLGYFGEEREGLCGACDNCDSGRSAEHTDDDGGKHPFPLQSTVRHDEWGEGVVMGYEDGAVTVLFGEHGYKSLSVPLVEEKDLLTAVGS; translated from the coding sequence ATGAACAGAAAACTTGAGGCCACCGCGCGGGAGCTCTTCGGCTGGGATTCGCTCCTCCCCGGACAGCGCAAGGCGCTGGACGCAGCCGACGACGGCCGGAACCTCCTCTGCGTCCTTCCCACCGGTTACGGAAAATCCGCCATCTATCAGGTGGCGGCCATGGCCGTCCCGGGCGTCGCCGTCGTCGTTTCGCCGTTGATCGCCCTTCAGCGCGACCAGGCGGAGGCCATCAATGAGGCACTCGGCGAGGTCCGGGCCCATGTCCTGAACTCCACCGCGACGGACAGCGAGATCGACGCGGCGTGGGCAGCCGCGGAAGACCCCGATGAGGGGCGCCGCGCCAAGTTCCTGTTCCTGGCGCCCGAGCAGCTGGCCCGCGAGGAAACAGCCGCGCGGCTGACAGCGCTGGACGTGTCTTTCCTGGTAATCGACGAGGCGCACTGCGTTTCCGCGTGGGGGCACGACTTCCGGCCCGACTACCTCCAGCTGGGCTCGCTGGTGGAGCGCCTCAAGCGTCCGGTCATCGCGCTGACGGCCACCGCTTCTCCCCCTGTGCGGCAGGAAATCCAGGAGCGGCTGAAGCTGAAGGACGCCGTCGTTGTCGCTGAAGGTTTCGACCGGCCAAACCTCCACCTCAACGTGCAGCAGCACGAGTCCGACCGGGACAAACAGCGCGCGGTAATGGAGCAGGTGGTCTCCCTCGAGGGGCAGGGGCTGCTGTACACGGCAACCCGGAAGCAGACCGACCAGTACGCACAGGAACTGCGGGACGCGGGACTGCGTGCCGACGCCTACCACTCCGGGCGGAAAAAATCCGAGCGGACCGCGCTGCACGAAGCGTTCCATGCCGGCGAGCTGGACGTCATGGTGGCAACAACGGCGTTCGGGATGGGCATCGACAAGCCGGACGTGCGGTTCGTGGTGCATGCGAACATTCCCGATTCCCTCGACAGCTACTACCAGGAGGCAGGGCGTGCCGGGCGGGACGGTGAGCCGGCCGCCGTCGTGCTTCACTACCGCCCTGAGGATCTTGGGATCCGCCGATTCTTCGCCGCGAAGAACGTGCAGGAGGACAGCCTTCGTGAGTTGTTCGCCGCTTTGCGGGCAGCGGAAAGCGCACTCGATGCCGCCGGAATCCGGGACGCGACCGGACTGACCCAGCGCAAGCTCTCCGGGCTCCTGAACCAACTGGTTGAGGTGGATGCGGTCCGTGAGCGGGCCGGGAAGTACCGCGCAGTGGCGACGAATGCAGGGCAGGTGATTGCCGACGTCGTCGATCATCAGAAGCGGCGGCAGGAGGTTGACCGCTCCCGCGTGGAGATGGCACGGCAGTACGCGGAGTACCGCGGATGCCGGCGAAAGTTCCTGCTCGGCTACTTCGGCGAGGAGCGGGAGGGCCTGTGCGGTGCGTGCGACAACTGTGATTCCGGCCGGTCGGCGGAGCATACTGACGACGACGGCGGGAAGCACCCCTTCCCGCTGCAAAGCACCGTCCGGCATGACGAATGGGGCGAAGGCGTGGTGATGGGATACGAGGATGGCGCCGTCACTGTCCTGTTCGGGGAGCACGGGTACAAGTCGCTGTCCGTTCCGCTCGTGGAGGAGAAAGACCTGCTGACGGCGGTGGGGTCCTGA
- a CDS encoding winged helix DNA-binding domain-containing protein, which yields MGTPITRDQLLQLRLAHHFPGRDGQTPPGPPGPAGVVDRMLAVQAQDFGQALWAVGSRVRGSTRHEVLAVLDSAEVVRSAPVRGTLHFVRPADLRWMLGLTAERMIKSASRRLAELDLDQRTLHRARDVAGEALAGGMALSRDEFLETLDGSGISTSGQRGYHIIWYLAQTQLVCWGPSDGSQQALVLLDEWAPGNGAPPDRDEALRRFVLRYFTGHGPARLQDFTWWSKLTLADAKVGLAQARSELEEYVYDGASYWALPEVTEPDPLTEGGLLLAGYDEYILGYQDRAPSLPPEYASRIQLAKNGVFKPSLLLDGRAVGTWRRNPRDNTADTAPFAESAISGTEVFDGAIAAYARFLADKRTPEKPRKLNRTRDW from the coding sequence ATGGGAACTCCGATCACCCGGGACCAGTTGCTGCAGCTCCGGCTCGCGCACCACTTCCCCGGCCGCGACGGCCAAACACCGCCCGGCCCGCCCGGCCCGGCCGGCGTGGTCGACAGGATGCTCGCAGTCCAGGCGCAGGACTTCGGCCAGGCGCTCTGGGCGGTTGGCTCGCGAGTTCGCGGTTCCACGCGTCACGAGGTCCTCGCTGTCCTCGATAGTGCAGAGGTGGTGCGGTCAGCGCCGGTGCGCGGCACGCTCCACTTCGTGCGGCCGGCTGACCTCCGCTGGATGCTCGGGCTGACGGCGGAGCGAATGATCAAGTCTGCGTCGCGCCGCCTGGCGGAACTCGACCTTGACCAGCGCACACTCCACCGGGCCCGGGATGTAGCCGGTGAGGCGCTCGCGGGCGGCATGGCGCTCAGCCGGGATGAGTTTTTGGAAACCCTTGACGGCTCAGGCATCTCCACCAGCGGGCAACGGGGGTACCACATCATCTGGTATCTGGCGCAGACGCAGCTGGTCTGCTGGGGGCCTTCCGACGGATCGCAGCAGGCGTTAGTGCTGCTTGACGAATGGGCTCCCGGTAACGGTGCGCCGCCGGATCGGGACGAGGCTCTCCGGCGGTTCGTTCTCCGGTACTTCACCGGACACGGCCCGGCACGGCTGCAGGACTTCACCTGGTGGTCGAAACTGACTCTCGCTGACGCGAAAGTTGGCCTGGCTCAGGCACGCAGCGAGCTGGAGGAGTACGTCTACGACGGCGCGAGCTACTGGGCCCTGCCGGAAGTCACCGAACCGGACCCGCTTACCGAAGGCGGACTGCTGCTGGCCGGGTATGACGAGTACATTCTTGGCTACCAGGACCGCGCCCCCTCGCTGCCGCCCGAATATGCCTCCCGCATCCAGCTGGCCAAGAACGGAGTATTCAAGCCGTCCCTTCTGCTGGACGGCCGCGCCGTCGGAACCTGGCGCAGAAACCCGCGGGACAACACGGCGGACACCGCTCCGTTTGCCGAGTCCGCAATCAGCGGCACCGAAGTGTTCGACGGCGCCATCGCTGCCTACGCGCGTTTTCTCGCCGATAAGCGCACGCCTGAAAAGCCCCGAAAACTCAACCGGACCCGAGATTGGTGA
- a CDS encoding alpha/beta hydrolase family protein produces the protein MSSSEHFTLRVDDADFSCTYERPDTPQATMIIAHGAGAGMNHPFLLGFSNAMNDAGFATLRFNFPYMEQGRRFPDRPPKAIAAWREVMAHAQELTPDGAVWACGKSFGGRMASMAAAEGMDAAGLIFLGYPLHPPGKPEKIRDEHLVRIEKPMLFLQGSNDAFARKELLDPVVAKLGERATLQYVPDADHSFAVKGAKRSPQDIGASLAPAVSSFIARSG, from the coding sequence ATGTCCTCCTCCGAGCACTTCACCCTGCGCGTTGACGACGCCGATTTCTCCTGCACCTACGAGCGGCCGGACACGCCGCAGGCAACCATGATCATCGCTCATGGAGCCGGCGCGGGGATGAATCACCCTTTCCTCCTCGGCTTCAGCAACGCCATGAACGACGCCGGCTTTGCCACCCTGCGCTTCAACTTTCCCTACATGGAGCAGGGCCGGCGATTCCCGGACCGCCCTCCGAAGGCGATCGCGGCCTGGCGGGAAGTGATGGCGCATGCACAGGAGCTCACCCCGGACGGAGCGGTGTGGGCGTGTGGGAAATCCTTCGGCGGCCGGATGGCGTCCATGGCAGCAGCGGAGGGAATGGACGCTGCCGGCTTGATCTTCCTCGGTTATCCGTTGCACCCGCCGGGCAAACCCGAGAAAATCCGCGACGAACATCTGGTCCGCATTGAAAAGCCCATGCTCTTCCTGCAGGGAAGCAACGACGCGTTCGCGCGGAAGGAGCTCCTGGATCCGGTGGTCGCGAAGCTCGGTGAGCGGGCAACGCTGCAGTACGTGCCCGACGCCGATCACTCCTTTGCGGTCAAGGGCGCCAAGCGCAGCCCTCAGGACATCGGTGCATCGCTGGCTCCCGCGGTGTCGTCATTTATTGCACGGAGTGGTTAG